In Micromonospora sp. NBC_01813, the following are encoded in one genomic region:
- a CDS encoding NAD(P)/FAD-dependent oxidoreductase, whose translation MRTVDVAIVGAGPTGLFAGYYAGFRGLSVAIVDALPEPGGQVAAMYPEKAIFDVAGFPLIKGRDLVANLVQQAAPYRPEYLLGVRADTLDYADGRPVLGLATGERLSCGAVLITGGMGSFTPRPLPAAADFAGAGIVYFVPRLADLAGQDVVIVGGGDSAFDWALALHPLARSVTVVHRRERFRAHAATVAQVRELPIRIVVNAEVTAVHGTTQVTGVDITGRDGGPQTVPADTVVAALGFTADLGPLLDWGLDLDKRHIRVDSTMATNQPRVYAAGDICEYSGKVRLIATGFGEAATAVNNAAVIIDPAAHLFPGHSSDVP comes from the coding sequence ATGCGCACGGTGGACGTGGCGATCGTCGGCGCCGGGCCGACCGGGTTGTTCGCCGGCTACTACGCGGGGTTCCGGGGCCTGTCGGTGGCGATCGTCGACGCGTTGCCGGAGCCGGGCGGCCAGGTCGCCGCGATGTACCCGGAGAAGGCGATCTTCGACGTGGCCGGGTTTCCGCTGATCAAGGGTCGTGACCTGGTCGCCAACCTGGTGCAGCAGGCCGCGCCGTACCGACCCGAGTACCTGCTGGGGGTACGCGCCGACACGCTCGACTACGCCGACGGCCGTCCGGTGCTCGGCCTGGCTACCGGGGAACGGTTGAGCTGCGGCGCGGTGCTGATCACCGGCGGGATGGGCAGCTTCACCCCACGGCCGTTGCCCGCCGCGGCCGACTTCGCCGGTGCCGGGATCGTCTACTTCGTGCCCCGGTTGGCGGACCTGGCCGGGCAGGACGTGGTGATCGTGGGCGGCGGTGACTCGGCTTTCGACTGGGCGCTCGCCCTGCACCCGCTGGCCAGGTCGGTGACCGTGGTGCACCGCCGGGAGCGGTTCCGGGCGCACGCCGCGACGGTGGCCCAGGTGCGGGAGTTGCCGATCCGGATCGTGGTCAACGCCGAGGTGACGGCGGTGCACGGCACCACTCAGGTGACCGGCGTCGACATCACCGGCCGCGACGGCGGGCCGCAGACCGTCCCCGCCGACACCGTGGTGGCGGCCCTCGGCTTCACCGCCGATCTCGGGCCGCTGCTCGACTGGGGCCTCGATCTCGACAAACGGCACATCCGGGTGGACAGCACGATGGCCACCAACCAGCCCCGGGTCTACGCCGCCGGCGACATCTGCGAATACTCGGGAAAGGTGCGACTGATCGCGACCGGCTTCGGTGAAGCGGCGACCGCGGTCAACAACGCGGCCGTGATCATCGACCCGGCCGCCCACCTGTTCCCCGGCCACTCCTCCGACGTCCCCTGA
- the xseA gene encoding exodeoxyribonuclease VII large subunit produces the protein MTDAETTPRSTAEEPWPVRVVSQKISAWIGRLGWVWVDGQVAQISRRPGATTVFLTLRDPSADLSLTVTTNRDVLDSGAPELADGARVVLRAKPEFYPARGTLSLRADEIRQVGLGELLARLEKLKRLLAAEGLFERSRKRRPPFLPQRIGLITGRASAAERDVLTNARRRWPAVEFRVVNVAVQGSGAVPQMLDALAVLDADSSIDVIVIARGGGGVEDLLPFSDEALCRAVFGCRTPVVSAIGHETDTPLLDYVADVRASTPTDAAKRLVPDLAEERRLIALARHRLDRAVLGMLDREAHRLEMVRSRPVLARPQVLLDGRAGEVDALRDRATRCLTHRLTAGTAELGHTLARLRALSPAATLDRGYAIVQDAAGRVVRSPDGVAGGDPLRLRLAGGDLAAVAADGEPAPVAADQS, from the coding sequence ATGACCGACGCCGAGACGACGCCGCGCAGTACGGCGGAGGAGCCGTGGCCGGTCCGGGTGGTCAGCCAGAAGATCAGCGCCTGGATCGGCCGGCTCGGCTGGGTGTGGGTCGACGGACAGGTCGCCCAGATCAGTCGGCGGCCCGGTGCGACCACGGTGTTCCTGACCCTGCGCGACCCGTCGGCCGATCTGAGTTTGACCGTCACCACCAACCGGGACGTGCTCGACAGCGGCGCCCCGGAGTTGGCCGACGGTGCCCGGGTGGTGCTGCGGGCCAAGCCGGAGTTCTATCCGGCCCGGGGCACGCTGAGCCTGCGCGCCGACGAGATCCGCCAGGTGGGTCTCGGTGAGCTGCTGGCCCGGCTGGAGAAGCTGAAGCGGCTGCTCGCCGCCGAGGGGCTGTTCGAGCGGTCCCGCAAGCGCCGGCCGCCGTTCCTGCCGCAGCGGATCGGGCTGATCACCGGCCGGGCGTCGGCCGCCGAGCGCGACGTGCTGACCAATGCCCGGCGCCGCTGGCCGGCCGTCGAGTTCCGGGTGGTCAACGTCGCCGTGCAGGGCTCTGGCGCGGTCCCGCAGATGCTGGACGCGCTCGCCGTACTCGACGCCGATTCGTCGATCGACGTGATCGTCATCGCCCGGGGTGGTGGCGGCGTGGAGGATCTGCTGCCCTTCTCCGACGAGGCGCTGTGCCGGGCGGTGTTCGGCTGCCGTACGCCGGTGGTCAGCGCGATCGGCCACGAGACGGACACGCCGCTGCTGGACTACGTGGCCGACGTGCGGGCCTCGACGCCGACCGATGCCGCCAAGCGGCTGGTGCCGGATCTGGCCGAGGAGCGGCGGCTGATCGCCCTGGCCCGGCACCGGCTGGACCGCGCGGTGCTCGGCATGCTCGACCGGGAGGCGCACCGGCTGGAGATGGTGCGGTCCCGGCCGGTGCTGGCCCGGCCGCAGGTGCTGCTCGACGGGCGGGCCGGCGAGGTCGACGCGCTGCGCGACCGGGCCACCCGCTGCCTGACCCACCGGCTCACCGCCGGCACCGCAGAGCTGGGGCACACTCTGGCCCGACTGCGGGCGTTGTCGCCGGCGGCGACCCTGGACCGGGGGTACGCGATCGTGCAGGACGCCGCCGGCCGGGTGGTCCGCTCCCCCGACGGCGTTGCCGGCGGTGACCCGCTGCGGCTCCGGCTCGCCGGCGGCGACCTGGCGGCGGTCGCGGCGGACGGCGAACCGGCCCCCGTCGCGGCCGACCAGTCCTGA
- the biuH gene encoding biuret amidohydrolase gives MARIGPVKADPYPWPYDGAAPVERTALLCIDWQTDFCGPGGYVESMGYDIGLTRAGLPATARLLEHVRSLGMLVVHTREGHAPDLSDLPANKRWRSARIGAEIGGAGPCGRILIKGEPGWEIVPEVAPVAGEVIVDKPGKGAFYATNLDLVLRTHGITHLILTGITTDVCVHTTMREANDRGYECLILSDCTGATDPANHSAALHMVTMQGGVFGAVATADDVIAATER, from the coding sequence ATGGCCCGCATCGGTCCGGTCAAGGCAGACCCCTACCCATGGCCGTACGACGGAGCCGCGCCGGTCGAGCGCACCGCGCTGCTCTGCATCGACTGGCAGACCGACTTCTGCGGCCCCGGCGGCTACGTGGAGAGCATGGGCTACGACATCGGCCTCACCCGGGCCGGTCTGCCGGCCACCGCCCGGCTGCTGGAGCATGTCCGCTCCCTCGGCATGCTGGTGGTGCACACCCGTGAGGGCCACGCCCCGGACCTGTCCGACCTGCCGGCCAACAAGCGGTGGCGCTCGGCCCGCATCGGCGCCGAGATCGGCGGCGCCGGCCCGTGCGGTCGAATCCTGATCAAGGGCGAGCCGGGCTGGGAGATCGTCCCCGAGGTCGCTCCGGTCGCCGGCGAGGTCATCGTCGACAAGCCGGGCAAGGGTGCCTTCTACGCCACCAACCTGGACCTGGTCCTGCGTACCCATGGGATCACGCATCTGATCCTCACCGGGATCACCACCGACGTCTGCGTGCACACGACGATGCGCGAGGCGAACGACCGTGGCTACGAATGCCTGATCCTGTCCGACTGCACCGGCGCCACCGACCCGGCCAACCACAGCGCCGCCCTGCACATGGTCACCATGCAGGGCGGGGTGTTCGGCGCGGTCGCCACCGCCGACGACGTCATCGCTGCGACCGAGCGGTGA
- a CDS encoding GntR family transcriptional regulator, protein MSDVAASSVDGELESLSLVELAVRRLRREILSGKTDPGERLVEEHLTRRLGISRAPLREALRLLAQQGLVEHVPRRGVRVATLSDRDVQELYAVRDVLERYAVEAALPVSRDSALGGLRAAIDQMRLATAVGDRLRIAEAHRRFHVELVSLAGNQQLTDVYESILVKLQLYMAINLRREAEVAQPVDGVHRHERLLAAIEAGDPAVVLRGLADHGARTYLG, encoded by the coding sequence GTGAGCGACGTGGCCGCATCGTCGGTGGATGGTGAGCTGGAAAGCCTCAGCCTGGTGGAGCTGGCCGTCCGGCGGCTGCGTCGCGAGATCCTCAGCGGCAAGACCGACCCGGGGGAGCGGCTCGTCGAGGAGCATCTGACCCGCCGGCTCGGTATCAGCCGGGCTCCGCTGCGCGAGGCGCTGCGGCTGCTCGCCCAGCAGGGCCTGGTTGAGCACGTACCGCGCCGTGGCGTGCGGGTGGCGACGCTGTCCGACCGCGACGTGCAGGAGTTGTACGCGGTGCGCGACGTCCTGGAGCGGTACGCGGTGGAGGCCGCGCTGCCGGTGAGCCGGGACAGCGCGCTGGGGGGTCTGCGTGCCGCGATCGACCAGATGCGGCTGGCCACGGCGGTCGGGGACCGGCTGCGGATCGCCGAGGCGCACCGGCGGTTCCACGTCGAGTTGGTCAGCCTGGCCGGCAACCAGCAGTTGACCGACGTCTACGAGTCGATCCTGGTCAAGCTGCAGCTGTACATGGCGATCAACCTGCGGCGGGAAGCCGAGGTGGCACAGCCGGTCGACGGGGTGCACCGGCACGAGCGGCTGCTGGCGGCGATCGAGGCGGGTGATCCGGCGGTGGTGCTGCGCGGGCTGGCCGATCACGGAGCCCGTACCTATCTCGGCTGA
- a CDS encoding cysteine hydrolase family protein, with protein sequence MAQEQLVRVPARPSAYTFEPATTALLVIDMQRDFLEPGGFGESLGNDVTLLRRTIAPLRRVLAAARAIGLTVVHTREGHLPDLSDCPPAKLQRGAPSRRIGDPGPYGRILIRGEYGHDIVDELAPAAGEPVIDKPGKGAFYATDLDGLLGERSITSLLVTGVTTEVCVHTTVREANDRGYECLVLADCVGSYFPQFHAVGLEMIAAQGGIFGWVAESTDLLAALAPAGRRR encoded by the coding sequence GTGGCACAGGAACAACTGGTACGGGTGCCGGCGAGGCCGTCCGCGTACACCTTCGAGCCGGCCACGACCGCGCTGCTCGTCATCGACATGCAGCGCGACTTCCTGGAGCCGGGGGGTTTCGGCGAAAGCCTCGGCAACGACGTCACCCTGCTGCGCCGGACCATCGCCCCGCTGCGCCGGGTGCTCGCCGCCGCCCGCGCGATCGGCCTGACCGTCGTGCACACCCGGGAAGGCCACCTGCCGGACCTGTCCGACTGTCCGCCGGCGAAGCTGCAGCGTGGGGCGCCGAGCCGGCGGATCGGCGACCCCGGCCCGTACGGCCGGATCCTGATCCGCGGCGAGTACGGCCACGACATCGTCGACGAGCTCGCGCCGGCGGCCGGCGAGCCGGTGATCGACAAGCCGGGCAAGGGTGCCTTCTACGCCACCGACCTGGACGGGCTGCTCGGCGAGCGGTCGATCACCAGCCTGCTGGTCACCGGGGTCACCACCGAGGTGTGTGTGCACACGACGGTGCGCGAGGCCAACGACCGTGGCTACGAGTGCCTGGTGCTCGCCGACTGCGTCGGGTCGTACTTTCCGCAGTTCCACGCCGTCGGTTTGGAGATGATCGCCGCGCAGGGCGGCATCTTCGGCTGGGTGGCCGAATCGACCGACCTGCTTGCCGCCCTCGCCCCCGCCGGCCGGCGGCGGTGA
- a CDS encoding rhomboid family intramembrane serine protease yields the protein MSPAGGDPNRFGTEAFYASLGRAFVAMCAAVPVLFVIEALDLWLNAGFDYSAGIIPRQIDGLDGVFFAPFLHHGFDHLYSNSVPLILLGTFVLAAGVRRFLYSTLVIILVSGLGVWFTGSPNTVVVGASGVVFGYLGLVLMRGIVERTWWNLGVVLLVGLLYGWQLVGILPTDALISWQGHLFGFVGGVLAAILFRRRRSYDPYETDPLTMP from the coding sequence ATGTCACCTGCCGGTGGCGATCCGAACCGGTTCGGCACCGAGGCGTTCTACGCCTCGCTCGGCCGGGCATTCGTCGCGATGTGCGCCGCCGTGCCGGTGCTGTTCGTGATCGAGGCGCTCGACCTCTGGCTGAATGCGGGCTTCGACTACTCCGCGGGGATCATCCCGCGCCAGATCGACGGGCTGGACGGGGTCTTCTTCGCCCCGTTCCTGCACCACGGATTCGATCACCTCTACAGCAACAGCGTGCCGCTGATCCTGCTCGGCACGTTCGTGCTCGCCGCCGGGGTCCGGCGGTTCCTCTACTCGACCCTGGTGATCATCCTGGTCAGCGGGCTCGGCGTCTGGTTCACCGGCTCACCGAACACGGTCGTCGTCGGTGCCAGCGGAGTGGTCTTCGGCTACCTCGGCCTGGTCCTGATGCGCGGCATCGTCGAGCGCACCTGGTGGAACCTCGGCGTCGTACTGCTGGTCGGGCTGCTCTACGGCTGGCAACTGGTGGGCATCCTGCCCACCGACGCGTTGATCTCGTGGCAGGGTCACCTGTTCGGCTTCGTCGGCGGAGTGCTCGCCGCGATCCTGTTCCGGCGGCGGCGCAGCTACGACCCGTACGAGACAGATCCGCTGACCATGCCCTGA
- a CDS encoding exodeoxyribonuclease VII small subunit, with product MSPKKAAANDAPDAPAATDSLSYEQARAELASVVERLESGGTSLEESLALWERGEQLAGICQRWLDGARQRLDAARQSRPTEA from the coding sequence ATGAGCCCGAAGAAGGCTGCCGCGAACGACGCCCCCGATGCCCCGGCGGCGACGGACTCGTTGAGCTACGAGCAGGCCCGCGCCGAGCTGGCCTCCGTGGTGGAGCGGCTGGAGTCCGGCGGTACGTCGTTGGAGGAGTCGTTGGCGCTGTGGGAGCGCGGCGAGCAGTTGGCCGGCATTTGTCAGCGCTGGCTCGATGGTGCCCGGCAGCGGCTCGACGCCGCCCGCCAGTCCCGCCCGACCGAGGCTTGA
- a CDS encoding transglycosylase SLT domain-containing protein: MSRPWSRFGVRALAISLLVTGVAGGLYLESDRETQQRISSARLAAETEQVELELLRQRRAEHQRVTVQRRTAEREAVEKATATAKAEAAKVKRAEQVTQQQQQQQQQTQSSSGATVPYTGPIPASCDEFSGNRAIGCALTLEQGWGLDQFACLNKLWNKESGWNHKAYNAASGATGIPQAVPGNKMSGAGADWQTNPATQIKWGLGYIKNRYSTPCGAWQQSQNAGYY, encoded by the coding sequence GTGAGTCGGCCGTGGAGCCGGTTCGGTGTCCGGGCCCTCGCCATCAGCCTGCTCGTGACAGGCGTCGCTGGCGGGCTCTACCTGGAAAGCGACCGGGAAACCCAGCAACGCATCAGCAGTGCCAGGCTGGCCGCCGAGACAGAGCAGGTGGAGCTGGAGTTGCTTCGCCAGCGGCGTGCCGAGCACCAGCGGGTGACGGTGCAGCGCCGTACCGCCGAGCGGGAAGCCGTGGAGAAGGCGACCGCCACGGCCAAGGCGGAAGCGGCCAAGGTCAAGCGGGCCGAGCAGGTGACCCAGCAGCAGCAACAACAGCAGCAGCAGACGCAGTCCTCCTCGGGAGCGACGGTGCCGTACACCGGTCCCATCCCGGCATCCTGCGACGAGTTCAGCGGCAACCGGGCGATCGGCTGCGCCCTCACCCTGGAACAGGGCTGGGGCCTGGACCAGTTCGCCTGCCTGAACAAGCTGTGGAACAAGGAGAGCGGCTGGAACCACAAGGCCTACAACGCGGCCTCCGGCGCCACCGGCATCCCGCAGGCGGTGCCCGGCAACAAGATGTCCGGGGCCGGAGCCGACTGGCAGACGAACCCGGCGACCCAGATCAAGTGGGGCCTCGGCTACATCAAGAACCGCTACAGCACGCCGTGTGGCGCGTGGCAGCAATCACAGAACGCCGGCTACTACTGA
- the glpX gene encoding class II fructose-bisphosphatase: MTGPLTRKPQDLDRNLALELVRVTEAAAMAAGRWVGRGDKEGGDGAAVDAMRKLINSIQMRGVVVIGEGEKDNAPMLFNGEQVGDGTGAEVDVAVDPVDGTTLMSKGMPNALAVLAVAERGAMFDPSAVFYMEKLAVGPDCADVIDIEAGVRENLRRIAKVKKSSVSDVTVSVLDRPRHAELVREIRDAGARIRFLSDGDIASAISAAREESDIDVLMGIGGTPEGIIAACALKCMGGAIQTKLWPRDDAERAKALAAGHDLDRVLGTNELVTGDNCFFVGTGVTSGDLLRGVRYRSGGAYTQSIVMRSKSGTIRVIDSYHRLEKLALYSAVDFDGSPIAELP, translated from the coding sequence ATGACCGGTCCACTGACCCGCAAGCCGCAGGATCTCGACCGCAACCTGGCCCTGGAACTGGTCCGGGTCACCGAAGCCGCCGCGATGGCCGCCGGCCGGTGGGTCGGCCGGGGCGACAAGGAGGGCGGCGACGGCGCCGCGGTCGACGCGATGCGCAAGCTGATCAACTCGATCCAGATGCGTGGCGTGGTCGTCATCGGCGAGGGCGAGAAGGACAACGCCCCGATGCTGTTCAACGGTGAGCAGGTGGGCGACGGCACCGGCGCGGAGGTCGACGTCGCCGTCGATCCGGTCGACGGCACCACGCTGATGAGCAAGGGCATGCCGAACGCCCTCGCGGTGCTGGCGGTGGCCGAACGGGGCGCGATGTTCGATCCGAGTGCCGTGTTCTACATGGAGAAGCTCGCCGTCGGCCCCGACTGCGCCGATGTCATCGACATCGAGGCCGGGGTACGGGAGAACCTGCGCCGGATCGCGAAGGTCAAGAAGTCCAGCGTCTCCGACGTGACGGTGAGTGTCCTGGACCGTCCCCGGCACGCCGAGCTGGTACGGGAGATCCGTGACGCCGGTGCCCGGATCCGGTTCCTCTCCGACGGCGACATCGCCAGCGCGATCTCGGCGGCCCGGGAGGAGTCCGACATCGATGTGCTGATGGGCATCGGCGGCACCCCGGAAGGGATCATCGCGGCCTGTGCGCTGAAGTGCATGGGCGGGGCCATCCAGACCAAGCTCTGGCCGCGCGACGACGCCGAGCGGGCCAAGGCGCTGGCCGCCGGCCACGACCTGGACCGGGTGCTGGGCACCAACGAGCTGGTCACCGGCGACAACTGTTTCTTCGTCGGCACCGGCGTCACCTCGGGCGACCTGCTGCGTGGGGTGCGCTACCGCTCGGGTGGGGCGTACACGCAGTCGATCGTGATGCGTTCGAAGAGCGGCACCATCCGGGTGATCGACTCGTACCACCGGCTGGAGAAGCTGGCGCTCTACTCGGCCGTGGACTTCGACGGCAGCCCGATCGCCGAACTCCCCTGA
- the hpxZ gene encoding oxalurate catabolism protein HpxZ, with translation MEAGSAAGAGGAAGGGLEVNRPEVLTEVNAAFADYEQALVDNDVAAIVGWFWPSEQTVRFGIADHQYGIDEQRRWRAAQSPLPPGRRLSDVVTTTFGTDFAVVTCRFDYPGGTVAGRQSQTWVRGPAGWRIVSAHVSEPAGAADPPTPQSPAILHLSTDK, from the coding sequence GTGGAAGCCGGCAGTGCCGCTGGGGCCGGCGGCGCGGCCGGCGGCGGGCTGGAGGTGAACCGGCCGGAGGTGCTCACCGAGGTGAACGCCGCGTTCGCCGACTACGAGCAGGCCCTGGTGGACAACGACGTCGCGGCGATCGTCGGCTGGTTCTGGCCGTCGGAGCAGACGGTGCGCTTCGGCATCGCCGACCACCAGTACGGCATTGACGAGCAGCGGCGGTGGCGGGCGGCCCAGTCGCCGTTGCCGCCCGGCCGCCGGCTGTCCGACGTGGTGACGACCACGTTCGGCACCGACTTCGCCGTGGTCACCTGCCGGTTCGACTATCCCGGCGGCACCGTCGCGGGCCGGCAGTCACAAACCTGGGTACGCGGCCCCGCCGGCTGGCGCATCGTCAGCGCCCACGTCTCCGAACCAGCAGGCGCCGCTGACCCGCCCACGCCCCAGTCCCCGGCGATCTTGCACTTATCGACCGACAAATAA
- a CDS encoding PhoH family protein, giving the protein MTSRRTTPRADQDPTPTVPSSRSRIRRRTEDATSASVPAARSADGDQPEPATTTRAYVLDTSVLLSDPGAFHRFAEHEVVIPLVVISELEGKRHHPELGWFARQSLRLLDELRVRYGRLDQPVPANELGGTLRVELNHADTDVLPPGFRNESNDTRILSVALSMGADGRDVVLVSKDMPLRVKAASVGLVADEYRHGQASDPTWTGMAELEPTDDQVKQLYGGDAVDLDAAAGLPCHTGLVLHGSGGSALGRVMADKTVRLVRGDREAFGLRGRSAEQRIALDLLLDETIGIVSLGGRAGTGKSALALCAGLEAVMERRRHKKVIVFRPLYAVGGQELGYLPGSESEKMSPWAQAVFDTLGAVVHENVMDEVLARGMLEVLPLTHIRGRSLHDAFVIVDEAQSLERNVLLTVLSRIGQGSRVVLTHDVAQRDNLRVGRHDGVTAVIEALKGHPLFAHVTLNRSERSPIAEMVTDLLEDIPR; this is encoded by the coding sequence CGTAGCCGGATCCGACGCCGTACGGAGGATGCCACCTCGGCATCCGTGCCGGCCGCGCGGTCCGCTGACGGCGACCAACCGGAGCCCGCCACCACCACCCGCGCGTACGTGCTGGACACCTCGGTGCTGTTGTCCGATCCGGGGGCGTTCCACCGCTTCGCCGAGCACGAGGTGGTGATTCCGTTGGTGGTCATCTCCGAACTGGAGGGCAAACGGCATCATCCGGAACTCGGCTGGTTCGCCCGGCAGTCCCTGCGGCTGCTGGACGAGCTGCGGGTCCGCTACGGCCGGCTCGACCAGCCGGTGCCGGCCAACGAACTCGGCGGCACCCTGCGGGTCGAGCTGAACCACGCGGACACCGACGTACTGCCGCCGGGTTTCCGCAACGAGTCCAACGACACCCGGATCCTCTCGGTGGCGCTCAGCATGGGCGCCGACGGCCGGGACGTGGTGCTGGTCAGCAAAGACATGCCGCTGCGGGTGAAGGCCGCCTCGGTCGGCCTGGTCGCCGACGAGTACCGGCACGGCCAGGCGAGCGACCCGACCTGGACCGGGATGGCCGAGCTGGAGCCGACCGACGATCAGGTCAAGCAGCTGTACGGCGGGGACGCCGTCGACCTGGACGCCGCCGCCGGCCTGCCCTGCCACACCGGGCTGGTGCTGCACGGCAGCGGTGGCTCCGCGCTGGGCCGGGTGATGGCCGACAAGACGGTCCGGCTGGTACGCGGCGACCGCGAGGCGTTCGGCCTGCGGGGCCGCTCGGCGGAGCAACGGATCGCGCTGGACCTGCTGCTCGACGAGACCATCGGAATCGTCTCGCTGGGTGGCCGCGCCGGCACCGGAAAGTCCGCGTTGGCCCTGTGCGCCGGGCTGGAAGCCGTGATGGAACGTCGCCGGCACAAGAAGGTGATCGTCTTCCGCCCGCTGTACGCCGTCGGCGGCCAGGAGCTCGGATACCTGCCCGGGTCCGAGTCGGAGAAGATGTCGCCCTGGGCGCAGGCGGTCTTCGACACCCTCGGCGCGGTGGTGCACGAGAACGTGATGGACGAGGTGCTCGCCCGCGGCATGCTGGAGGTGCTTCCGTTGACCCACATCCGGGGGCGCAGCCTGCACGACGCCTTCGTCATCGTCGACGAGGCGCAGTCGCTGGAACGCAACGTACTGCTCACCGTGTTGTCCCGGATCGGTCAGGGCTCGCGGGTGGTGCTCACCCACGACGTGGCGCAGCGCGACAACCTGAGGGTGGGACGGCACGACGGGGTGACGGCGGTGATCGAAGCGCTGAAGGGCCATCCCCTGTTCGCCCACGTCACACTGAACCGATCGGAGCGCTCTCCAATCGCCGAAATGGTTACCGATCTACTGGAGGACATCCCGCGCTGA
- a CDS encoding DUF4245 domain-containing protein: MQAADSAAETPPTASSRLARSPKDMALSLAVLLVPILLVFGAYQVFLGGNDPVAIDPGPAYEQARAAGELPVSEPVGLGPDWTPVRAVYRPAGPDGPTLRVGYVTPDGGALQVVQSARPAPQLLVAELTSTAQPQGSVEVGATTWQWYAARPGERALVWLAPQRSVLVVGSAPEDELTAMAAALSAN, from the coding sequence ATGCAAGCAGCCGACTCCGCAGCCGAGACGCCGCCCACGGCCAGCAGCCGGTTGGCCCGGTCACCGAAGGACATGGCGCTGTCGCTCGCCGTACTGTTGGTGCCGATCTTGCTCGTGTTCGGCGCCTACCAGGTGTTTCTCGGCGGCAACGACCCGGTGGCGATCGACCCGGGGCCGGCGTACGAGCAGGCCCGCGCCGCCGGTGAGCTGCCGGTGTCGGAGCCGGTCGGGCTCGGGCCGGACTGGACCCCGGTCCGCGCCGTCTACCGGCCGGCCGGACCGGACGGGCCGACCCTGCGAGTCGGCTATGTCACACCGGACGGCGGCGCGCTGCAGGTGGTGCAGAGCGCACGGCCCGCGCCGCAGCTGCTGGTGGCCGAGCTGACCTCGACCGCGCAGCCGCAGGGCAGCGTCGAGGTCGGGGCGACGACCTGGCAGTGGTACGCGGCACGGCCCGGCGAGCGCGCGTTGGTGTGGCTGGCTCCGCAGCGCAGCGTGCTGGTGGTCGGCAGCGCGCCGGAGGACGAACTGACGGCGATGGCGGCCGCGCTCTCCGCCAACTGA